CAACTGGCTGTCCCAGACACTGTATAAGATCCTTGCTCTGATCATGCTCTTTATCGGTGGGCTTGCCGCCTATACCTTTGTCTGGGACCTGGGCGACATCGGCGTCGGTCTGATGACAGTCTTTAATATGATCGCCCTTATTCCTCTGGCGCCAAAAGCACTGAATTCTCTGCGGGACTACGAACAGCAGAAAAAGCAGGAGCAGGCAGAAAGCGCCTCTCCCGATTGACAGTTTTCCAAACAGCGTTTACAATATTTTTATTACATTTGTAGGATTATGGAGGGATCGATATGCGAAGTCTGCCTCAGATCTCCGAAGCGGAATTCGAAGTGATGAAGATCGTATGGAAACACGCCCCGATCAGCACCAACGAGATCACGGAAAAATTATTACAGACTACGTCCTGGAGTCCCAAGACGATACAGACCCTGATCAAGCGCCTTGTAACCAAAGGCGCTCTCACTTATGAGAAACAGAGCCGGGTATTTGTCTATACCCCGCTTGTGAAAGAGCAGGAATATATCGGGGCGGAAAGCAGTTCATTCCTGAACCGCTTCTATGACGGTGACATCACTGCCATGGTGTCATCCTATCTGGAAAATGATAAACTCTCCCCGGAGGAGATCCGCAGTCTGCGCGCGCTCCTGTCTCACTACCGCTCCCCGTAGACCGCCTTCCACTGCGCTTGTGTCAGACGGGGTGTATGCCATCTTGTCTCACCTCCCTCTTCTGAGGGAAGGACCCGGTTGGACACATACTGTACGCTCCCGTTTTCACCGGGACGGACTGTCACTTCATGGGTATGCGCTCTGGACAGCCCCGCCTTTGGATATACCGCATGGACAGTCAACGTGATCGTACTGTCGCCGTTCTCCCTGTATGCCGTCACCTCGGGATAGGGGTGCGAAGACTCCGCCTCATAAAATCCTCTTGGCCGATATTCATAAACCCGCTCCTGCGGAATGTAAACAGTTTTCTCCCGCAGGGTTTCGCTGTCTATACGCAGATAAGATTGGAGGACAAATTCAAAAGACTCCTGCGGGATGTCGTATACCGCACCTTCATTCAGATCATCCGCCGTCCTGTAGGGAACCGGCCTCCCGTTCACCCGTGGGTAAAATTTATCATACAGATCATAAAAATTCAATTCACCGAAATCATCCTCACTCCAGTCCGTGAGAAACATATTGTTATGTTCATAGCCGACAGGAAAGATATATTCTTCGTTCATTTTTCTGCATTTCCCATCCAGCGGCCATATCCGCAGAGCCGTATATTCCTCCGCACCGCTCAGCATCAGCACATAAGTCTGTTCCGAAAACCACTTTCCGCAAAACATCAGATACCCTTCCGGTGTGTACTTCCAGTCTTCGGCCTGGTAACTGATCGAATCCGTTCTCTGCATAAAGCCGTTTCGGTATTCGTAGCGGCTTCTGACGATCTCCATCTGTCCGCTTTCCACATTCAGATCATACACTGCAGTTTCGCCGCGCCCGCCGACCCGAATCACAGTCAGCGACACATCCTCCCCGGCCTCTGCCGCCTCGCAAAATCGCATTGCCTGCTGCGCACCTGTCATATCGACCTGATTTCTGCTGTCCACTGCCACATAGCCGTGTTCCCCATACCAGCTGACAATGCTGTGGATTACCTGCGGATCGCTGAGTCTGCCTTCCTCCGCCGCCCGTAAATAAATGTCCTCGCAGATCTGTGCCATCTCCGATTCCAGAAGTTCCCGTTCCGTCATCTGTGATTCCGCGGGCGACGCTGCCGACTCTACCTTTGGAGACTCTGACTCCGTCATCTGCGGCGGCGCCTGCAAGGCATCCCGTGAAACGCTGCCACATCCCAAAAGGCAGCATAAGATCGCCATTTGCATTAGAAGCAGGCTCCTTTTTCCAAACAGAACAATCTTTTTCCCGTCCATCTCCACTCTCTCTTCTCCTCTTTTCAACCTTCTATCCTCTCCAATCAAATTATTACATATGTAAGATTTGAAAGTCAAGACAAATATCGGAAAGCCGAAGGAATTTTTATATGACAGAACATAATAAAAAAAGCATCGTTGACACTCTGTCTCCAGACTGTCAATGATGCCTTTTGTCTGCTATTCTACGAACTCTGTCTTCACATAGCCGGTCTCACCGTTATATTTCACTTTACACCAGCCATCGGCCTGCTGCATGACGAGCTCCAGCTTATCGCCCTGATAAATGACCCCGAGCCGTTCGCCGTTCTCATTGGCGGAAGCACGCACATTGACCGTTGTCTTTGCCGTCACTTTACCGTCCTTGCCTACCAGCCCTGTACTCGTACTGCTGCTCTGTTCCGGCTGCGATGCCCCCTGCTCCTGCTGTGACGCCTCCTGCTGCTCTGCTGCCGGCGTATCCGGATCATCGACCACATTTACAATATCTACAAGGTACTCTGACTTGATAAAGGCCTCTTTGCCTTCAAACGTTACCTTGCTCCAGCCATTTCCCTTCTTCTCCAGCAGCGGCAGCTTCGTCCCTTTCTCTGCCTTGCCGATCTTATCTGCGGTCTCACTGTCAGAACTTCTCACATTGACGGTATCCGTCGTCTCCACTTCCGTCACCTTAGCCTTTGGTTCCTCAGGCGTTTCCGCCTCCTGTGGTTCCTCCTCTGCCGAAGCTACCTGTGGCTGTGCCTCATCGGCCTGCGCAGCAAGCGCCATTGCCTCCGCTACTTCTTCCTTGATCTGATCCGGAAAACCGTTCATAAATTCTGAGAGCGCACTGTCTGCCCCTACTGTCTCGTTATATTTGGCCTGCACCGTATTGCACAGATTGGTCACATCATCCTGTGCAGAGAGCTGTGTATAATACGAAAACGTATTATCATCCACATCCCCTTCATAAATATAATATTCACCGGATTCATTTTTAAATAAGACAAACGTTGTCAGCGCCGGCACAGGCGTCTCAAAATCATAGAACTTTACTTCATTATACACATACGCCAGATAAGCGCCGTCTGTCAGTCCCTTTTTCGTATAGCAGATCAGATTGTCATACTTTTCAATATATTCGCTCTTTTTCTCGATACGCAGCCGATCCTGTTCACTGATATAGTTCATCATCCCTTCAATCGTCGTCACATCGCCGTCCGCCAGGGCTGCGTAATATCTGTTCATAAATTCGTTGACCGCCGCTACCGCATTTTCCTCAAGCGGCACCGAATAGTCAAGAGACTCCTGCTCACTTTCGGCCGTCTCCTGCCCGATCTCATCCTCATTCTTTCCTCTGGAAAACACGGCCACACCTGCCAGGAGGGCAATGACGATGACCGCTGCAACCGGAATGGCGATCTTTTTATTCTGAGCGATCCATTGTACTCCTTCTTCGAGAAGCAGAACAATCTTTTCTTTCCAGCTTCCTGAATTTTGCTCCATAGTTTTTTCAATCCTTATTGTTTAGTCAAAGCGATGTAAAATGCACCCGACAGGAATCGAACCTGCATTAAAGGCGTCGGAGGCCTTCGTTCTATCCGTTAGACTACGGGTGCATACAACTAAGTTATTACAAAATTATTACATCGCTTTGACTATAATAACATAACTTATCGTAATTGTCCAGTCTCTATCTTTTTATATTTGATAATAATTTTTTCCAGCTTTTTTACTGTTTCCTGTCAGATGTTACAAGATCGTCAGTTTTTCTCTCTCCCTGTCATAATAATAGACAGAATCGGAGAGTATTTCCTCCGGCCTCACCTGTGTCCGGTTCATATTACAGACAAGTCTTCTGAGCTCTTCCGGGGACTCAATCCCTTCGGGCAGTAAGATCACTTC
The sequence above is a segment of the Lachnospiraceae bacterium JLR.KK008 genome. Coding sequences within it:
- a CDS encoding BlaI/MecI/CopY family transcriptional regulator produces the protein MRSLPQISEAEFEVMKIVWKHAPISTNEITEKLLQTTSWSPKTIQTLIKRLVTKGALTYEKQSRVFVYTPLVKEQEYIGAESSSFLNRFYDGDITAMVSSYLENDKLSPEEIRSLRALLSHYRSP
- a CDS encoding SH3 domain-containing protein, with the protein product MEQNSGSWKEKIVLLLEEGVQWIAQNKKIAIPVAAVIVIALLAGVAVFSRGKNEDEIGQETAESEQESLDYSVPLEENAVAAVNEFMNRYYAALADGDVTTIEGMMNYISEQDRLRIEKKSEYIEKYDNLICYTKKGLTDGAYLAYVYNEVKFYDFETPVPALTTFVLFKNESGEYYIYEGDVDDNTFSYYTQLSAQDDVTNLCNTVQAKYNETVGADSALSEFMNGFPDQIKEEVAEAMALAAQADEAQPQVASAEEEPQEAETPEEPKAKVTEVETTDTVNVRSSDSETADKIGKAEKGTKLPLLEKKGNGWSKVTFEGKEAFIKSEYLVDIVNVVDDPDTPAAEQQEASQQEQGASQPEQSSSTSTGLVGKDGKVTAKTTVNVRASANENGERLGVIYQGDKLELVMQQADGWCKVKYNGETGYVKTEFVE
- a CDS encoding DUF6070 family protein, encoding MKRGEERVEMDGKKIVLFGKRSLLLMQMAILCCLLGCGSVSRDALQAPPQMTESESPKVESAASPAESQMTERELLESEMAQICEDIYLRAAEEGRLSDPQVIHSIVSWYGEHGYVAVDSRNQVDMTGAQQAMRFCEAAEAGEDVSLTVIRVGGRGETAVYDLNVESGQMEIVRSRYEYRNGFMQRTDSISYQAEDWKYTPEGYLMFCGKWFSEQTYVLMLSGAEEYTALRIWPLDGKCRKMNEEYIFPVGYEHNNMFLTDWSEDDFGELNFYDLYDKFYPRVNGRPVPYRTADDLNEGAVYDIPQESFEFVLQSYLRIDSETLREKTVYIPQERVYEYRPRGFYEAESSHPYPEVTAYRENGDSTITLTVHAVYPKAGLSRAHTHEVTVRPGENGSVQYVSNRVLPSEEGGETRWHTPRLTQAQWKAVYGER